A genomic segment from Flavobacterium inviolabile encodes:
- a CDS encoding class I SAM-dependent methyltransferase translates to MDIPEDYLETNKATWNDKVDYHIASDFYQMDAFLNGESTLNDIELALLGPVSGKKILHLQCHFGQDTISLARMGAKVTGIDLSDKAIAKATEYAQQMNIDATFICSDVYDLPNHLDGQFDIVFTSYGTIGWLPDLNKWAKVVNHFLKPGGKFVFVEFHPVVWMFDSNFTEIQYDYFNTETIIESATGTYADKKAPIKNESVSWNHPLTEVMSALIQHNLEINIFEEYNYSPYPCFNEVEAFAPNKFRIKHLGNKLPMTYSIVATKK, encoded by the coding sequence ATGGATATTCCTGAAGATTACCTTGAAACTAATAAAGCGACCTGGAATGATAAAGTGGATTATCATATCGCTTCCGATTTTTATCAAATGGATGCTTTTTTAAACGGTGAATCCACGTTAAACGATATCGAACTGGCGTTATTGGGACCGGTTTCCGGCAAAAAGATCCTGCATCTGCAATGTCATTTCGGGCAGGATACCATTTCTTTAGCCCGCATGGGCGCAAAGGTTACCGGAATTGACCTATCCGATAAAGCAATTGCAAAAGCAACGGAATATGCACAGCAAATGAATATCGATGCGACCTTTATCTGTAGTGACGTTTATGATTTACCGAATCATCTGGACGGGCAGTTTGACATTGTTTTTACCAGCTACGGCACTATTGGCTGGTTACCGGACCTGAACAAATGGGCAAAGGTTGTCAACCATTTTCTAAAACCGGGCGGGAAGTTTGTATTTGTGGAGTTCCACCCTGTGGTATGGATGTTTGACAGCAATTTCACAGAAATACAATATGATTATTTCAATACCGAAACCATTATCGAATCGGCCACCGGTACCTATGCCGATAAAAAGGCTCCGATTAAAAATGAATCCGTGAGCTGGAATCACCCGTTAACAGAGGTTATGAGTGCTTTAATACAACATAATCTGGAAATTAATATCTTTGAAGAGTATAATTATTCGCCTTATCCGTGTTTTAACGAAGTGGAAGCATTTGCCCCGAATAAATTCCGCATCAAACATTTAGGCAATAAATTACCCATGACATATTCAATAGTAGCGACAAAAAAATAA
- a CDS encoding DUF1569 domain-containing protein has protein sequence MKSLYNPASNQDIIDRINQLSPHSLSHWGKMTVSQMMEHCQAPIKVAFGELTLKQNLIGLLFGRIAKKKLVEDKPFDPNIPTAKEFIITHEPDFDAAKTALIDRVSRFQQGPSVIKNLKHPFFGPMTPEEWDISQWKHLDHHLRQFGV, from the coding sequence ATGAAGAGCCTTTATAATCCTGCTTCCAATCAGGACATCATCGACCGCATCAATCAATTGTCACCACATTCTCTTTCTCATTGGGGAAAAATGACCGTAAGTCAAATGATGGAACATTGCCAGGCGCCCATAAAAGTGGCTTTTGGAGAACTAACGCTTAAGCAGAACCTGATCGGGCTGTTGTTCGGAAGAATAGCCAAAAAGAAATTGGTAGAAGACAAACCGTTTGATCCCAATATCCCGACAGCCAAAGAATTTATTATCACTCACGAACCGGATTTCGATGCAGCAAAAACAGCATTAATAGACCGGGTTAGCCGTTTCCAGCAGGGACCCAGCGTTATCAAAAACCTGAAACACCCGTTTTTTGGCCCGATGACACCGGAAGAATGGGATATTTCCCAATGGAAGCACCTGGATCACCATTTAAGACAATTTGGCGTTTAA
- the trmD gene encoding tRNA (guanosine(37)-N1)-methyltransferase TrmD has translation MRIDIITLLPELIRSPFEASILKRAVDKGLVEVHFHNLRDYSTNKHKNVDDYQFGGGAGMVMSIEPIDACISKLKSEREYDEVVYMTPDGETLNQKMANSMSLLKNIIILCGHYKGVDQRVRDHFITKEISIGDYVLSGGELGAAVLADSIIRLIPGVLSNETSALTDSFQDNLLSPPIYTRPAEYKGWKVPDILLSGNFPEIEKWRENQAYEHTKTRRPDLLND, from the coding sequence ATGCGCATTGATATCATTACCCTGTTACCCGAACTGATCCGAAGTCCGTTTGAAGCTTCTATTTTAAAAAGAGCTGTCGATAAAGGCCTTGTAGAAGTTCATTTTCACAACCTTCGCGATTACAGTACCAACAAACACAAAAATGTGGACGATTATCAGTTTGGCGGCGGTGCAGGAATGGTTATGAGTATTGAGCCGATCGATGCCTGTATCAGTAAGCTAAAAAGCGAGCGCGAATATGACGAAGTGGTTTATATGACTCCGGATGGCGAAACCTTAAATCAAAAGATGGCCAATTCCATGTCCCTGTTAAAAAACATCATCATTTTATGCGGCCATTATAAAGGAGTGGACCAGCGCGTAAGAGATCATTTTATTACCAAAGAGATCTCCATTGGCGATTATGTCCTTTCCGGAGGCGAATTAGGAGCCGCCGTTCTGGCCGACAGTATCATCCGTTTGATTCCGGGAGTACTGAGCAATGAAACATCGGCTTTAACCGACAGTTTTCAGGATAACCTGCTCTCTCCTCCTATCTATACACGTCCGGCGGAATACAAAGGATGGAAGGTGCCGGATATTTTATTGAGCGGTAATTTTCCGGAAATTGAAAAATGGCGGGAAAACCAGGCTTACGAACATACCAAAACAAGACGTCCCGATTTACTTAACGACTAA
- the rplS gene encoding 50S ribosomal protein L19 produces MSNLLKFVQDEFVAKKDFPEFNAGDTITVYYEIKEGEKTRTQFFKGVVIQKRGAGVTETFTIRKMSGAVGVERIFPLNMPALQKIELNQRGKVRRARIFYFRELTGKKAKIKERRR; encoded by the coding sequence ATGTCAAATTTATTAAAATTTGTTCAAGACGAATTCGTAGCGAAAAAAGATTTCCCTGAATTCAACGCAGGTGATACTATCACTGTTTATTACGAAATTAAAGAGGGTGAAAAAACCAGAACTCAGTTCTTCAAAGGAGTTGTTATCCAAAAAAGAGGTGCTGGTGTAACGGAAACTTTCACAATCCGTAAAATGTCAGGTGCTGTAGGTGTTGAGCGTATCTTCCCTTTAAACATGCCTGCTTTACAAAAAATTGAATTGAACCAAAGAGGTAAAGTTCGTAGAGCTCGTATCTTCTACTTCAGAGAACTTACTGGTAAAAAAGCAAAAATCAAAGAAAGAAGAAGATAA
- a CDS encoding T9SS type B sorting domain-containing protein, protein MKKFLLALLAVIFSNVAIAQNQPNDCVNAITVCGNGTFSSNASGIGAVQEVSGCGGAEHNSIWLKINVVQAGTLGFNIIPNDTNIVVDYDFWVYGPNRTCSSLGSPIRCATTNPQLAGMTNNHTGMNGATTLTQTGPGANGNGYVRWLNVTPGQSYYIAIDRPEGDGGFDLEWTGTATLNGGAFAPPPVANTIADLKVCSATPNIGLFDLNSVRSQINPDLANNTITFHTTLANANDGIAPLPNIIANTVNPQTIYARVTNTTSGCYSITDFKLIVYPVPTANLSVAPTAICAGENATVTFTGTPDGTIEYTINGGAVQTAVLNAAGTFTLTQTLTADTTYTLSYVKIIDNNGTMLCSQALNASVTVTVSPLPVATISGTATICSGDAATITFNGTPNATVTYTFNGGANQQIVLDAAGTATLTGGTAGTYNLVSAATTGTPACSQPQTGSVTITTTSLPTAAITGTASVCSGTTATITFSGTPGATVTYTVDANPNEFITLNGTGTATVTTPVLTNSSTYTLVAVASAGTPSCSQPLTAAHTVNVIQAPVINTPAAFEVCSNNSTNAFAVFDLTTRINEITGGNPAYTVTFHETQADANAGTNPKGPLYTNINPVTQTLYIRVVSGGANQCASFTTLLLKVIARPALNPDVTNYEVCETSVPGDGFEIFDLTVKNTQLINGQTGVSVSYYISQADAQSGTAPIVPATAFPNTGNPQTIWYQLRNTTGCISVGSFQLIVNPSPVITPLNPMNACSNGTTTTAAFDLALNNPLVTGGVAGLQVSYHLTQGDANTGLNPLPIPYTSGPVTIFVRVKNPVTGCFATTSLELNITQGLLAVTPQPLEYCDPNNDGFGPFDLNGVAAVIAGGTIPPGVSVTFHETPEDAQLGLNALPSPYTNINPWTQTLYVNVSYTLTSCTNTVQLQLIVHETPEAVTPTPLVICDDNTADGFAAFDLTVKASEILGTLNPANHTLSYHVNLNDAQAGINIINNIFSYTNITNPQVIYVRVTHNTTGCFDVVAFKLMVNPLPVVPMPVPAYSLCDYTGLPLYEEFDLSTKIPEIIGTTTGLNVTFYFSQADAQAGVAGTELPLLYTNQVPTVQTIFVRVENTTTHCFSVTAMDLRVEPLPVLVMPTAAVMVCDTNSNGFSSFDLTALIPNMLNGEPNVAVSFYETQTNAENGLDPITTNPYDNINPFTQTLWVLATNTVTGCKSVYSFNLQVNSAPEIPTLIDLTKCDEDNNPHDNQTYFDLTVQTPILLTAQTGPATDYEVRYFVSQAFAEAGTPFIVSDANFMGTDGQDIWVRINNLVTGCHNITRFKLHVNSPLLLTQPDQITKCDEALPNDQRTEFDLTIRENQITGGATGYTFAYYASTVIPPAAGTLITTPTAYTNTATAQSIVIGVTSNEGCTSYIRMTIRVTPLPEPKFDPQPIVTCDDAYPNDGITTVDVTVNATYIQNGDPTYVLTYHASQADAEAGVNPIATPTNWSNQDANGNALQSVWIRVTTAPASAADRCSLVVEQPIVVNPLPAVGPMTTYYLCQPGTSGSGIFDLTTKDPQALAGQNPADFTVTYHESHADAQNNTAIITTPSNYPYTNVIPAKVIGVRIVNNATGCVNTAFFELLVEEEATATAPDPADTTVCDEDGTNDGFHTFDLTDLLDAQIMNGQTNPDYVIHYYANAQDLINNNPIPASTNPADNGHVIFTNTIAYQQTIIAQVTHTTTVSGCPANVDVILVVNPLPEPTPNGGFVCIDQETGTVLSTHIINSGLDAATYSFEWFDGTTLIAGETGPTLEVNHPATYSVVATNIATGCQNLPVSVTVTQSEPAAVTAYVSNAFTDNQTITVEAIGIGEYVYQLDEGDIQTSPVFENVTHGSHTVTVYDNKGCASVTIPVTAINYPHYFTPNGDNYHDTWNIGDLENDASAKIYIFDRYGKLLKQIKPSKVTGWDGTLNGQPLPSTDYWFTVTYTEQGQLKEFKAHFSLKR, encoded by the coding sequence ATGAAGAAATTTCTATTAGCATTGTTAGCCGTAATTTTCTCAAATGTGGCGATTGCTCAAAACCAGCCTAACGATTGCGTCAATGCCATTACGGTTTGCGGTAATGGTACTTTTAGTTCCAATGCCAGCGGTATTGGAGCGGTTCAGGAAGTTTCCGGTTGTGGGGGAGCGGAACACAATTCGATTTGGTTAAAAATCAATGTGGTTCAGGCGGGAACATTGGGTTTTAACATTATCCCCAATGATACCAATATTGTTGTGGATTACGATTTCTGGGTTTACGGACCAAACAGAACCTGTTCGAGTCTGGGTAGCCCGATACGCTGTGCAACCACCAATCCGCAACTGGCAGGAATGACCAATAATCATACGGGAATGAACGGGGCAACAACCCTAACGCAAACAGGCCCGGGTGCTAATGGTAACGGTTATGTCCGCTGGTTAAATGTAACGCCGGGACAATCCTATTATATTGCAATTGACCGGCCGGAAGGCGATGGCGGATTTGATCTGGAATGGACCGGAACGGCAACTCTGAACGGAGGCGCTTTTGCACCGCCGCCGGTTGCCAATACTATTGCCGATTTAAAAGTGTGCAGTGCAACCCCGAATATCGGTCTTTTTGACCTGAATAGTGTAAGAAGCCAGATCAATCCGGATCTTGCCAATAACACAATAACTTTTCATACAACGCTTGCCAACGCAAACGATGGTATTGCACCATTGCCTAATATTATAGCCAATACGGTTAATCCCCAGACAATTTATGCGAGAGTAACGAATACTACTTCCGGATGCTACAGTATCACGGATTTTAAACTGATTGTTTATCCGGTTCCTACGGCTAATTTAAGTGTTGCGCCAACGGCTATATGTGCCGGTGAAAATGCAACGGTTACTTTTACCGGAACTCCGGATGGAACTATTGAATATACGATTAACGGCGGTGCAGTTCAGACAGCAGTTTTAAATGCTGCCGGAACATTTACCTTGACACAGACACTAACAGCCGACACAACTTATACCTTAAGTTATGTTAAGATCATCGATAATAACGGAACGATGCTCTGCTCGCAGGCATTGAACGCTTCTGTAACCGTAACCGTTAGTCCGCTGCCGGTAGCAACGATATCCGGAACAGCCACTATATGTTCGGGCGACGCTGCAACAATTACCTTTAACGGAACACCTAACGCTACGGTTACTTATACTTTTAACGGAGGGGCAAACCAGCAAATTGTACTGGATGCTGCGGGAACCGCCACGCTTACCGGCGGAACGGCAGGAACCTACAACCTGGTTAGTGCTGCGACAACCGGAACACCGGCTTGCAGCCAGCCTCAAACGGGATCTGTGACCATTACAACCACGTCGCTGCCTACAGCTGCAATAACAGGAACAGCTTCGGTTTGTTCCGGTACCACGGCAACGATTACTTTTAGCGGAACGCCAGGCGCAACCGTTACCTATACTGTTGATGCTAACCCAAATGAGTTTATAACGTTAAACGGAACGGGAACAGCTACAGTAACAACACCAGTCTTAACGAATTCAAGTACATACACTCTGGTTGCGGTTGCTTCTGCCGGTACACCGTCCTGTAGTCAGCCGTTAACAGCTGCCCATACGGTAAACGTTATTCAGGCACCGGTTATCAATACGCCGGCAGCTTTTGAAGTGTGCAGCAACAACAGTACTAATGCGTTTGCAGTTTTTGACCTGACAACCAGGATCAATGAAATTACCGGCGGCAATCCGGCCTATACGGTAACTTTTCATGAAACGCAGGCCGATGCCAATGCAGGAACCAACCCAAAAGGACCTTTATATACCAACATTAACCCGGTGACTCAAACCTTGTATATCAGGGTGGTTAGCGGCGGAGCCAATCAGTGTGCTTCCTTTACAACCTTATTGTTAAAGGTAATCGCACGTCCGGCACTCAATCCGGATGTGACAAACTATGAAGTATGCGAAACAAGTGTACCGGGCGATGGTTTTGAAATATTTGATCTGACGGTTAAAAACACCCAGTTAATCAACGGCCAGACCGGCGTTTCGGTGTCGTATTATATCAGCCAGGCAGATGCCCAGTCCGGAACGGCTCCGATTGTTCCGGCAACAGCGTTTCCCAATACGGGGAACCCGCAGACCATCTGGTATCAGTTGAGAAATACAACCGGATGTATAAGCGTGGGCTCTTTCCAGTTAATTGTAAATCCGTCACCGGTCATTACGCCATTAAATCCAATGAATGCCTGTAGTAACGGAACAACTACTACGGCCGCATTTGACCTGGCGTTAAACAATCCGCTTGTAACGGGTGGTGTTGCCGGTTTGCAGGTGAGTTATCATTTAACCCAGGGAGATGCTAATACCGGACTGAATCCGTTACCGATACCGTATACCAGCGGACCGGTGACCATATTTGTTCGTGTTAAAAATCCGGTAACCGGATGTTTTGCAACCACCTCTTTGGAACTGAATATCACTCAGGGACTGCTTGCAGTAACCCCGCAGCCTCTGGAATATTGCGATCCCAATAATGACGGATTCGGTCCGTTCGATTTAAACGGTGTTGCAGCAGTAATAGCCGGAGGAACTATTCCGCCCGGCGTTTCGGTGACCTTCCACGAAACACCGGAAGATGCGCAATTGGGACTGAATGCTCTTCCAAGCCCTTATACCAATATCAATCCGTGGACACAAACGCTTTATGTAAACGTTAGTTATACCTTAACCAGCTGTACTAATACAGTACAACTACAGTTGATCGTACATGAAACACCGGAAGCCGTGACACCAACACCGTTAGTGATTTGTGATGACAATACAGCCGATGGTTTTGCGGCTTTTGACCTTACCGTTAAGGCATCCGAAATTTTAGGAACATTAAATCCGGCCAACCATACGCTTAGCTATCATGTGAACCTGAATGATGCACAGGCAGGAATCAATATAATCAACAACATATTCAGCTATACCAACATTACGAATCCACAGGTTATTTATGTTCGTGTCACGCATAACACAACCGGCTGTTTTGATGTTGTTGCATTCAAACTAATGGTTAACCCATTACCGGTTGTGCCAATGCCAGTACCGGCTTACTCCTTATGTGACTATACCGGACTGCCGTTATATGAAGAATTCGATTTATCGACTAAGATTCCGGAAATCATCGGAACCACAACAGGATTAAATGTAACGTTCTATTTCAGCCAGGCAGATGCTCAGGCAGGAGTAGCCGGTACCGAATTGCCATTGTTGTATACCAATCAGGTACCTACAGTACAAACCATTTTTGTACGTGTAGAAAACACCACCACGCATTGCTTTAGCGTAACAGCTATGGACCTTAGAGTAGAACCGCTTCCGGTTTTAGTCATGCCAACAGCAGCCGTGATGGTATGTGATACCAACAGCAACGGCTTTAGCAGCTTTGACCTGACGGCTTTAATTCCGAACATGTTAAACGGAGAGCCAAACGTAGCGGTAAGCTTCTACGAAACCCAGACCAATGCAGAAAACGGCTTAGACCCTATTACAACGAACCCTTACGACAACATTAACCCGTTCACCCAAACCCTATGGGTATTGGCCACCAACACGGTTACCGGTTGTAAGAGCGTTTACTCGTTCAACCTTCAGGTAAACTCCGCACCGGAGATCCCAACGTTGATTGACTTAACCAAATGTGATGAAGACAATAACCCTCATGACAACCAGACCTATTTTGACCTGACGGTACAAACCCCGATCCTGTTAACGGCACAAACCGGTCCTGCAACAGACTACGAAGTACGTTACTTTGTATCTCAGGCATTTGCCGAGGCAGGAACACCGTTTATCGTTAGTGATGCTAACTTTATGGGAACAGACGGTCAGGACATCTGGGTACGTATCAACAACCTGGTAACAGGCTGTCATAACATTACCCGTTTCAAATTACATGTGAACAGTCCGTTACTGTTAACCCAGCCGGATCAGATCACCAAATGTGATGAAGCCTTACCAAATGACCAACGTACAGAATTTGACTTAACCATCAGAGAAAACCAGATCACAGGCGGAGCAACAGGTTATACCTTTGCTTACTATGCCAGTACGGTTATTCCACCAGCTGCGGGTACTTTAATTACCACTCCTACAGCTTATACGAACACTGCTACAGCCCAATCGATCGTGATTGGCGTGACCAGCAACGAAGGCTGTACGAGCTATATTCGTATGACGATCCGTGTAACTCCGTTACCGGAACCGAAATTCGATCCGCAGCCAATAGTAACCTGTGATGATGCTTATCCAAACGATGGTATCACCACTGTAGATGTGACAGTTAATGCAACCTATATCCAAAACGGAGACCCTACTTATGTATTGACCTACCATGCGAGTCAGGCCGATGCAGAAGCAGGAGTAAACCCAATTGCTACACCAACCAACTGGTCTAACCAGGATGCTAACGGAAACGCGCTTCAAAGCGTATGGATCCGCGTAACTACGGCTCCGGCAAGTGCGGCAGACAGATGCTCTTTAGTAGTAGAACAACCAATCGTGGTAAACCCATTACCGGCAGTTGGTCCGATGACTACGTATTACCTGTGTCAGCCAGGTACCAGCGGCAGTGGCATCTTTGATCTAACCACCAAAGACCCGCAAGCCTTGGCAGGTCAGAACCCGGCCGACTTTACGGTAACTTACCATGAAAGCCATGCCGATGCCCAGAACAATACCGCTATTATCACTACGCCATCGAATTACCCGTATACGAATGTAATTCCGGCGAAAGTTATCGGTGTTCGTATTGTGAACAATGCAACAGGATGTGTGAACACAGCCTTCTTTGAACTGTTAGTAGAAGAGGAAGCGACCGCCACGGCTCCGGATCCTGCAGATACAACAGTTTGTGATGAAGACGGCACGAACGATGGCTTCCATACCTTTGACCTTACAGACTTATTGGATGCTCAGATCATGAACGGTCAGACCAATCCGGATTATGTGATTCATTATTATGCCAATGCCCAGGATCTGATCAATAACAACCCGATTCCAGCCAGTACAAACCCGGCGGATAACGGACATGTTATTTTCACCAATACGATTGCTTACCAGCAAACGATAATCGCTCAGGTTACCCATACGACAACCGTTTCCGGCTGTCCTGCAAATGTAGATGTGATCCTGGTTGTTAACCCGCTACCGGAACCAACACCAAACGGCGGATTTGTATGTATTGACCAGGAAACCGGAACAGTACTAAGCACCCATATCATCAACAGTGGCCTGGATGCAGCGACTTACAGTTTTGAATGGTTTGATGGCACAACGCTAATTGCAGGAGAAACCGGACCGACATTAGAAGTGAACCACCCGGCGACTTACTCAGTGGTAGCTACAAACATTGCTACAGGATGTCAGAACCTACCGGTATCGGTAACGGTAACCCAATCGGAACCGGCAGCAGTTACAGCTTATGTATCGAATGCGTTTACCGATAACCAGACCATTACGGTTGAAGCGATCGGAATCGGAGAATATGTTTACCAATTGGATGAAGGCGATATTCAAACGAGCCCTGTATTTGAGAACGTAACCCATGGTTCCCATACGGTAACGGTATATGACAATAAAGGTTGTGCGAGTGTAACGATCCCTGTAACGGCGATCAACTATCCGCATTACTTTACTCCAAATGGTGATAATTACCATGACACTTGGAATATTGGCGATTTAGAGAATGATGCAAGCGCAAAAATTTATATATTTGACCGATACGGAAAATTATTAAAACAGATCAAACCATCAAAAGTTACGGGTTGGGATGGAACGTTAAACGGTCAGCCGTTACCATCTACGGATTACTGGTTTACAGTGACCTATACCGAACAAGGACAATTAAAAGAATTTAAGGCGCACTTCTCGTTAAAACGATAA
- a CDS encoding NADP-dependent isocitrate dehydrogenase, translating into MTQKSKIIYTITDEAPMLATHSLLPIVKAFTAPSGIEIETRDISLAGRILANFPEFLKEEQRINDDLAELGQLATTPEANIIKLPNISASVPQLKAAIKELQAHGYAVPDFPEEPKNDAEKEIKAKYAKVLGSAVNPVLREGNSDRRAPKAVKNYAKANPHSMGPWSADSKTHVASMEQGDFYGSETSVTVNEATDVKIEFVAADGTATVLKASTPLKAGEIIDSSVMSLKALKSYVAKEIEDARAKNVLLSIHLKATMMKISDPIIFGAIVEVYFKEVFEKYAALFETLNIDTRNGLGDVYAKIAGHPQQAEVEAAIQETYKKGPALAMVNSDKGITNLHVPSDVIVDASMPAMIRTSGQMWNAEGKQEDTKALIPDRCYSGLYTATIDFCKKNGAFDPKTMGSVPNVGLMAQKAEEYGSHDKTFQATATGVIRVVDTNGTVLLQQNVEAGDIFRMCQTKDAPIQDWVKLAVNRAKATNTPTVFWLDENRAHDRELIKKVTAYLKDYDTTGLDIRILSPVDATIFSLERIKAGLDTISVTGNVLRDYLTDLFPILELGTSAKMLSIVPLMNGGGLFETGAGGSAPKHVEQFLEEGYLRWDSLGEFLALAVSLEHLGNVFNKNKALVLSETLDQATEKFLANDKSPARKVGQIDNRGSHFYLALYWAEALAAQTKDAELQAQFAPIAKELFENEAQINGELIGAQGKAQNIGGYYHPAQTLTDEAMRPSTTLNTILNKIA; encoded by the coding sequence ATGACACAAAAATCAAAGATTATTTACACCATTACAGATGAGGCGCCAATGCTGGCTACACATTCATTATTGCCAATTGTAAAAGCATTCACGGCTCCGTCTGGTATTGAAATAGAAACAAGAGACATTTCTCTTGCAGGAAGAATACTGGCTAACTTCCCGGAATTCCTGAAAGAAGAACAACGTATTAATGATGACCTGGCAGAATTGGGACAACTGGCAACAACTCCTGAAGCAAACATCATCAAATTACCAAATATTTCTGCTTCTGTTCCACAGTTAAAAGCAGCTATCAAAGAATTACAGGCACATGGTTATGCTGTTCCCGATTTTCCGGAAGAGCCTAAAAACGATGCTGAAAAAGAAATTAAAGCAAAATATGCTAAAGTATTGGGTTCTGCCGTAAACCCGGTTTTACGTGAAGGAAATTCCGATCGTAGAGCACCAAAAGCGGTTAAGAATTATGCAAAAGCCAATCCGCATTCAATGGGACCATGGTCGGCAGATTCCAAAACCCATGTAGCCAGTATGGAGCAGGGTGATTTCTACGGAAGTGAAACATCGGTAACGGTAAATGAAGCTACAGACGTTAAAATCGAATTCGTTGCTGCCGATGGTACTGCTACGGTATTAAAAGCAAGTACGCCTTTAAAAGCCGGTGAAATCATCGACAGTTCGGTAATGAGTCTAAAAGCTTTAAAAAGCTATGTGGCTAAAGAAATTGAAGATGCCAGAGCTAAAAATGTATTGCTTTCGATTCACCTGAAAGCTACAATGATGAAAATTTCCGATCCGATTATCTTCGGAGCGATCGTAGAAGTTTATTTTAAAGAGGTATTCGAAAAATATGCTGCTTTATTTGAAACTTTAAATATTGATACCCGTAACGGTTTGGGTGATGTTTATGCAAAAATTGCCGGACATCCGCAACAGGCTGAAGTGGAAGCGGCTATTCAGGAAACGTATAAAAAAGGACCTGCATTGGCAATGGTTAATTCCGATAAAGGAATCACGAACCTGCACGTACCTTCAGATGTGATCGTGGATGCTTCGATGCCTGCTATGATCCGTACTTCCGGACAAATGTGGAATGCCGAAGGAAAACAGGAAGATACCAAAGCATTAATCCCGGACAGATGCTATTCCGGACTTTACACGGCTACTATTGATTTCTGTAAAAAGAACGGTGCTTTCGACCCTAAAACAATGGGAAGTGTACCAAATGTTGGTTTGATGGCTCAAAAAGCAGAAGAATACGGATCGCACGATAAAACGTTCCAGGCTACTGCTACCGGTGTTATTCGTGTAGTCGATACTAATGGTACCGTATTATTACAGCAAAATGTGGAAGCTGGTGATATTTTCAGAATGTGTCAAACAAAAGATGCACCTATCCAGGACTGGGTTAAACTTGCCGTAAACAGAGCAAAAGCAACCAATACACCAACGGTATTCTGGTTAGATGAAAACAGAGCTCACGACAGAGAATTAATCAAAAAAGTAACTGCTTATTTAAAAGATTATGATACAACCGGATTGGATATCAGAATCCTTTCTCCGGTGGATGCTACGATTTTCTCATTAGAAAGAATCAAAGCCGGATTGGATACTATTTCGGTAACCGGAAACGTATTGCGTGATTATTTAACCGACTTATTCCCTATTTTAGAATTAGGTACTTCTGCCAAAATGTTATCGATCGTTCCTTTAATGAACGGCGGTGGTTTATTTGAAACAGGAGCCGGAGGTTCTGCACCGAAACACGTAGAACAATTCCTTGAAGAAGGTTACCTACGTTGGGATTCTCTTGGAGAGTTCCTGGCATTAGCGGTATCTTTAGAGCATTTAGGAAATGTATTCAACAAAAACAAAGCTTTGGTTCTTTCGGAAACATTAGATCAGGCTACTGAAAAATTCCTTGCGAATGATAAATCTCCTGCCCGTAAAGTAGGACAGATTGACAACAGAGGTTCTCACTTCTATCTGGCATTATACTGGGCTGAAGCTTTAGCGGCACAAACTAAAGATGCAGAATTACAGGCACAGTTTGCTCCTATTGCAAAAGAACTTTTTGAAAATGAAGCACAAATTAACGGTGAGTTAATCGGTGCTCAGGGGAAAGCTCAGAATATCGGAGGTTATTACCACCCAGCGCAGACATTAACAGACGAGGCAATGCGTCCAAGTACGACTTTAAATACAATTTTAAATAAAATTGCTTAA